One window from the genome of Candidatus Hydrogenedens sp. encodes:
- a CDS encoding RbsD/FucU family protein produces the protein MLKHRLLHPEILYAIAGAGHGSKILITDGNYPASTKEGVSAETVYLNLAPGIVKVTEVLDTLLTAVEIEEAYVMMPNTGEEPEIYKEFRQSLPHLSLIKLDRFDFYDCASSSDTCLQIVTGDQRLYANILLTIGVVKP, from the coding sequence ATGCTTAAACACAGACTTTTACATCCTGAAATTCTTTATGCTATTGCAGGTGCCGGTCACGGTTCAAAAATTTTAATTACAGATGGGAATTACCCTGCCAGCACAAAAGAAGGGGTATCTGCAGAGACTGTTTATCTTAATCTTGCTCCGGGAATTGTAAAAGTAACTGAAGTCCTCGATACACTGCTTACTGCAGTAGAGATTGAAGAAGCGTATGTAATGATGCCTAACACAGGAGAAGAACCGGAAATTTATAAAGAATTTCGTCAATCCCTGCCCCATTTATCATTGATTAAGTTAGACCGATTTGATTTTTACGATTGTGCATCCTCTTCAGATACCTGCTTACAAATTGTTACCGGTGACCAGCGTCTTTATGCTAATATATTGTTGACTATTGGGGTAGTAAAACCCTAA